One Chanodichthys erythropterus isolate Z2021 chromosome 10, ASM2448905v1, whole genome shotgun sequence DNA segment encodes these proteins:
- the gdpd5a gene encoding glycerophosphodiester phosphodiesterase domain-containing protein 5, with the protein MVKHQPLQVYERQLCLSCLTGIYGCRWKRYQRSHDDSSKWECSWFFLLCCSFLLLLIWSYFWLEARNDYNEFNWLLYNRSAVWKDGTVPILATTLTGFTYTAFLMILALCHIALGQQLNLYWIHKIVVLAILLTTITGVVSVDDFWQDEWDIVIISLQFTGPFLHIGALAVVTALGWVIAGQVVRGERSRLQVVTLVLYVSVLLVLYLVPLFISSPCIMDRSKLGPRPAIIGRRGAPMLAPEHTIMSFSKALQQKVAALEADVTISLDGVPFLMRDRTLRRTTNVDKLFPARQDNDASFFNWTEIRSLNAGLWFLRDDPYWTAQYMSEKDRNRTANQTVCSLAELLRLAARTNRSVIFSLRRPPPQHPRHQLWVSDALKVIQRSSIQPEQVMWTPDWYRKKVRAAVPLLQQASDEKLPVAELKERGISTLTLHYSQARAQDIRQFSGSNVSVNVYPVNEPWLYSLMWCSGVQSVSSDAPHILKKVPNPIWIMSADEYGLIWITSDLISLAIVIGIFIFQKWKMSGMRSYNPEQIMLSAVRRPSRDVNLMKEKLIFSEINNGVGSTDELSVYTGNGLDAYTHDDIMTPARHTAKL; encoded by the exons TGGGAATGTTCATGGTTCTTCCTCCTCTGCTGTTCatttctcctcctcctcatctGGTCCTACTTCTGGTTGGAGGCTCGTAATGACTACAACGAGTTCAACTG GTTGTTATATAATCGTTCAGCCGTTTGGAAGGATGGCACAGTCCCTATTCTTGCCACAACACTCACAGGATTCACTTACACTGCATTTTTAATG attCTTGCACTTTGTCACATTGCACTGGGGCAGCAGCTTAATTTATACTGGATCCATAAG ATTGTAGTTTTGGCTATTCTACTCACCACCATAACAGGAGTGGTGTCCGTTGACGATTTCTGGCAGGACGAATGGGACATTGTCATCATTTCTCTGCAG TTCACAGGGCCATTCCTGCACATCGGGGCTTTAGCTGTGGTCACAGCATTAGGGTGGGTCATCGCCGGTCAGGTGGTACGCGGAGAAAGATCAA GACTCCAGGTTGTAACGCTGGTGCTTTATGTGAGCGTTCTCCTGGTTTTGTATCTGGTTCCCCTCTTCATCTCTTCTCCCTGCATCATGGATCGGTCGAAGCTCGGTCCTCGTCCTGCTATCATTGGCCGTCGTGGAGCTCCAATG ctcgCTCCAGAACACACAATTATGTCCTTTAGTAAAGCACTGCAACAGAAAGTCGCTGCCTTGGAAGCAGATGTTACCATTAG TCTGGATGGAGTGCCCTTTCTGATGAGGGACCGCACACTACGCAGGACCACCAATGTGGACAAACTGTTTCCTGCCCGTCAGGACAACGACGCCTCTTTCTTTAACTGGACAGAGATTCGCAGTCTCAATGCTGGACTTTGGTTCCTCAGG GATGATCCGTACTGGACAGCGCAGTACATGTCAGAGAAGGACCGCAACCGCACGGCCAATCAGACGGTGTGTAGCCTCGCGGAGCTGCTGCGTCTGGCTGCCAGAACGAACCGCTCTGTGATCTTCAGCCTGCGCCGGCCTCCACCCCAGCATCCCCGGCACCAGCTCTGGGTCAGTGATGCATTGAAGGTGATTCAGAGATCCAGCATCCAACCAGAACAG GTGATGTGGACACCTGACTGGTACAGGAAGAAGGTGCGTGCAGCAGTTCCTCTCCTCCAGCAGGCGTCAGATGAGAAACTTCCTGTGGCTGAGCTGAAAGAAAGAGGGATCAGTACTCTGACCCTGCACTACAGTCAGGCCAGAGCTCAGGATATCAG GCAGTTTTCTGGCAGTAATGTGAGTGTAAACGTGTATCCAGTGAACGAGCCGTGGCTCTATTCGCTCATGTGGTGCAGCGGGGTTCAATCTGTCTCCTCTGATGCTCCACACATCCTGAAGAAAGTGCCTAATCCTATCTGGATCATG AGTGCAGATGAATATGGCCTGATATGGATCACTTCAGATTTAATCTCTTTGGCGATTGTCATTGGCATTTTCATATTTCAGAA GTGGAAAATGAGTGGAATGCGCAGCTACAACCCTGAGCAGATCATGCTAAGCGCGGTGCGTCGGCCGAGCCGTGACGTCAACCTTATGAAGGAGAAACTGATCTTCTCAG AGATCAACAATGGTGTCGGGAGCACAGACGAGCTCTCCGTCTACACAGGAAACGGACTGGACGCGTACACACATGATGATATCATGACGCCCGCACGTCATACAGCGAAACTTTAG
- the samsn1b gene encoding SAM domain-containing protein SAMSN-1b: MLQRKPSNVSDKSRNKPKRSTSFGIFDRQQHTQVKAEDKGESLPMEAAEVDPSKSGGLGKKMKNISLTMRKKMGRKYTKALSEETGEETEAVVAEVGDGMLAKGCHPSMESLFSLHSGQSSSSGVTSSSEGYSNRDSLRLEEEVPYTGQFCGRAKVHTDFVPSPYDTESLKLKVGDIIEIISKPAMGIWTGMLNGKVGSFKFIYVDVLVEESVPEPRIRSHRRSRRPRPKTLQEFLERLNLEEHISSLLLNGYQTVEDLRDLKEQHLVELNVTDPEHRHLLLAAAESLQDTEYNNQNLGETNEEPKSPSEQVKVELSDCPRDSGCYIGSDCSDNSKEDTETQLAPLSPPTTEA, encoded by the exons ATGCTTCAAAGGAAACCATCAAATGTCTCTGACAAATCAAGGAACAAACCTAAG CGATCCACCAGTTTTGGGATTtttgacagacagcagcacacCCAGGTCAAGGCAGAAGATAAGGGAGAAAGTTTG CCCATGGAAGCGGCTGAGGTGGATCCCAGTAAATCAGGAGGTCTCGGGAAGAAGATGAAGAACATCTCACTGACCATGCGTAAAAAGATGGGCCGGAAATACACGAAAGCCCTGTCAGAGGAAACG GGAGAGGAGACTGAAGCTGTGGTGGCTGAAGTCGGGGACGGTATGCTGGCCAAAGGCTGTCACCCCTCCATGGAAAGTTTGTTCAGTTTGCACAGCGGCCAGAGTTCATCTA GTGGCGTGACCAGCAGCTCTGAAGGTTATAGTAACAGGGACAGCCTGCGTTTAGAAGAAGAAGTGCCCTACACAGGCCAGTTTTGCGGGAGAGCCAAGGTCCACACTGACTTTGTTCCCAGTCCGTATGACACAGAGTCTCTCAAACTCAAG gtGGGAGATATTATTGAGATCATCAGTAAACCTGCAATGGGAATCTGGACTGGGATGCTGAACGGTAAAGTGGGAAGCTTTAAGTTCATCTACGTTGACGTGCTGGTGGAGGAAAGTGTGCCGGAACCGAGGATTCGCTCTCACCGGAGGAGCAGAAGACCTCGACCCAAAACCCTTCAGGAATTTCTGGAAAGACTCAATCTGGAG GAGCACATTTCGTCTCTGCTGTTGAACGGGTATCAGACGGTGGAAGATCTTCGGGATTTGAAGGAGCAGCACCTTGTAGAGCTGAATGTGACCGACCCTGAACACAGACACCTGCTGTTAGCGGCAGCAGAAAGCCTGCAGGACACTGAAT ATAATAATCAGAATCTGGGAGAGACAAATGAGGAGCCCaaatctccctctgaacaagtCAAAGTCGAACTGAGCGACTGTCCCAGAGACTCGGGCTGTTACATCGGATCAGACTGTTCAGACAACAGTAAAGAGGACACAGAGACCCAGCTGGCCCCTCTCAGCCCACCTACAACAGAAGCATAA